From the genome of Terriglobales bacterium:
GGCCTGCTCCTGATCGGCGATGCGGCGCACGTGATGTCGCCCGTGGGCGGAGTGGGCATCAACTACGCAATCCAGGACGCGGTAGTCGCAGCCAATGTGCTTGGGGAGCCGTTGAAGGCCGGCAGAGTTGAACCAGGAAAGCTCGCCGAGGTGCAGCGCCAGCGGGAGTGGCCAACACGGTTCATCCAGGCATTGCAGTCATTGGCGCAAAAACAGATTGGCAGGGGCGTGCGCCGCAGCGAACAGATTATGCGGATTCCATGGTATGTGCGGCTGCTCGCCCGCGTGCCCATTGTGCGCGATGTTCCGGCGCGCCTGATGGCGTTTGGAATCAAGCGAGTGCACGTGGAAGCAAAGAAAGAAGCGATCGAGAGGCCCTGATGGTTGCAGTCCGTTCAACAGCCGCGGATCGATTTTTGCCGCCGCCTCTTTCGAGCTCATCGGGCCTCCCGCGAAACAAAAAGACTCATTTTCCATTCCTTGTGTCTATTTCTATTTACAGTTTGAATATAGAATACCCTCATGCTCAACATGGGCTTGCAAGTGACGTCGGGCCAGGTAAGCAGTTCTATCTCCAGGGCGACACACCATGCACGCATTTCTTGTGCGCATTTCTTGTGGAAGGCGCAACCGTCGAGAAAGTTCTTTCATGCTGGTTGTGATTTGAAGATTTTTACGTCCTCTTTCCAGTCCCGAAACGTCTAAGCCTCCAGGTCGGGCGCGAGCGTCCGTGGTTCCCACTGATGCTCGAATCAATGATATTGTGATCGTGTTTATGACGGGTTCAGCACTGCGGCATTATAAGGTCCTGGCGCTCGCAGGCAGCATTGGGCTGCTGGCAATGGCCGTGGGCTGCAGCAAAGGCGAAGGATCTGACCCCAAGGGAGGTATGGCCATTCCTGTGCCCATGACGGTGGCGCAGCCGACGACTGTGAATACTTCCTCGGAATATGTGGCCACGCTGAAATCGCGCAACACCACCAGCATCAATCCACTGGTGGAGGGCCAGATTACGCAAATCTACGTGAAATCGGGCGAGCGGGTGCAGACGGGCACACTGCTGATGCAGATTGATCCGCTCAAGCAACTGGCCACTACCGGCAGCCAGGAGGGCGCGCGCAAAGCGCAAGAGGCCAATGTTCTTTACGCGCAGAAACAACTGGAGCGCACGCGCAAGCTCTATGAGGCGGGCGTGGTCAGCAAGCAAAACCTGGATGAGGCGGTTTCCGCCCACGATGCCGCCGAGGCGCAATTGAAGTCATTGGAATCGCAGGTGCAGGAGCAGAGAGAGCAATTGCGCTACTACCGGGTCATGGCCCCAACCAGTGGAATTGTCGGCGATATTCCGGTGCACGTGGGCGACCGCGTGACCATGACCACAATGCTCACAACCGTAGACCAGCCGGGAGCGCTCGAAGCCTACGTGGATATCCCGGTTGAGCACGCGCATGATGTGGGACTGGGCAGGCTGGTTGAGATCCTGGGGAACGACGGGAATGCGGTTGCGCAAAGCCATGTCACCTTTGTTTCGCCGCAGGTGAACGACGCGATGCAGACCATCCTGATCAAATCGCTGGTGGACAACAAGGGAGACCTTCTGCGCAACCAGCAGTTGGTGCGGGCCCGGGTCATCTGGGGCACGCGGCAGGCTTTGCTGATTCCCATCCTGGCGATTTCGCGCATCAATGGGCAGCCGTTTGCGTTTGTTGCCGTGAGCGAACAGAACAAACCCCTGGTCGCCCACCAGAGGCAAGTGCAGCTCGGCGAAATGATCGGGAACGATTATGTGGTGCTGGACGGAATCAAACCCGGAGAGCGGATCATCACCGGCGGCACGCAAATGCTGGGCGATGGGGTTCCGGTCGCGCCCAAAAGTTAGTACGCTTGTGTCATTGGAGTGTGGGGAATTGGAATTAAGCGGCAGCAGGATTGAACGGGCTGAAAAAACCTAGGTCCCGCCGCGAAGCGCGGCTCCGGTCAGGATGACAAAAGCGGGATTAGGATTTAGATGTTGCTGCAACCCAGCGCTGGGTAACTATATATATCGCCCCTCGCGGGGCTTGCTTTAACAGAAACCGGTGACTTATGTTCGTTGATTTTTTTATCCAACGACCTATCTTCGCCACGGTATGCGCGCTGTTGATCATTCTGGCAGGCGCCGTCGCTATTCCTACTCTGCCTGTCGCACAGTTTCCCAATTTGGCACCGCCGCAGGTCAGCGTCAATAGCGGCTACACCGGCGCAAGTGCGCAGGTGGTGGAAGCTTCGGTCACCACGCCGCTGGAGCAACAAATCAACGGCGTCAAAGGGATGAAGTACATCACCTCCAGCAGCGGCAACGACGGTTCCAGCAATGTCAGCGCCATATTCGACATTGGCCGCGACGTTGACATCGCGGCCGTTGATGTTCAGAATCGCGTGGCCAACGTGCAGGGCCGGCTGCCCTTGGAGGTAAATTCCACCGGCATCAGCATCAGCAAGAGCGGCTCGGGCTTCGTTTTCGCGGCCGGCTTCTATTCCGATGACAATCGCTATGACAGCCTCTTCATCAGCAACTATGTTGACGTGTATCTGAAAGATGCGTTGAAGCGCATCAAAGGCGTGAGCGACGTCATCATCTTCGGAGAACGCAAGTATTCCATGCGCCTGTGGCTCGACCCCGGGCGCATGGCCAATCGCAAACTGACGGCCTCGGATGTGGTGACTGCGTTGCGCGAACAGAACATTCAGGTGGCCGCAGGACAGCTCGGCGAGCCGCCTTCTCCCACAGGCCAGAGCTACCAGATCAGCGTGCGCGCCGTGGGGCGGCTCTCAACACCGGACGAGTTTGAAAACATTATCCTCAAGGCCGGCGAAGATGGGTCGCTGGTCAAGCTCAAAGATGTCGGCCGGGCCGAACTGGGCGCGGAAAACTACGGCGGCAACCTGGAGTTCAACGGATACCATGCCGTCGGTCTTGGCCTCACGCAACTTACCGATGCCAATGCCCTCGAAGTGGACCGCGCCGCCAAGGCGGAGTTGGAGCGGCTGTCAAAAAGTTTCCCTCCGGGACTCAAATACCAGATTGCGTTTGATACCACACAGGTCGTATCTGAATCCATTAAGGATGTCCTGTTTACGCTCTCCGAGGCGATCGCGCTGGTGATTCTGGTGATTTTTATCTTCCTGCAGGATTGGCGCACGACGCTGATTCCGGCGGTCACCATTCCCGTCTCTCTGATCGGAACATTTATTTTCGTCAAGCTGCTGGGCTTTTCCATCAACACGCTGACTCTGTTCGGCATCACGCTGGCCACGGGTCTCGTGGTAGATGACGCCATTGTGGTCATTGAAAACGTGCAGCGCCACGTCTCTGAGGGCATTCATGACGGCCACAAGGCAGCTTCGGTGGCCATGAAAGAAGTAGCCAGCGCCGTGGTGGCCACATCGCTGGTGCTGGTGGCCGTGTTCGTGCCCGTGGCTTTCTTTCCGGGAACGACGGGAATTCTTTTCCGGCAGTTCGCGCTCACCATCGCATTTTCTGTCGCTATCTCAGCCTTCAATGCGCTGACCCTCAGCCCGGCACTTTCGGCCATCCTGCTGGGAGGCGGTGAAACCGTCCATGGCGGGTTCTTTGCCGTTTTCAACCGCATCGTAGAGAAAGGCACCGCCAGGTATCAACGGACATTGCATGGTCTGTTTCGCGTGCGCGCGCTGGTGGTGCTGATTTTCGTCGTGGGATTGGGTGCGGCTTACCTGGTTTACAAATCGGTGCCCCATGGCTTTGTACCGCAGGAAGATCAGGGATGGTTCATGAACGTGATCCTGGCCCCGCAGGGCGCTTCACTCGATTACACCGGAAAGATCGCCGCCCAGGTGGAAACCGTTCTCAGCAAAAACCCTGACATCACCGGAGTTTTTGCGGTCAGCGGTTTCAGCTTCGGTGGAAGCGCACCGAACCGCGGTATGGTTTTTGCGACGTTGCGGCCGATCAGCGAACGCAAAGGCGACGCCCACTCCGCCGATACCGTGATTAACAGCATACGCGGCCCGCTCTTCGGGATTCCGGGCGCAATTGTCGTTCCCTTCTCTCCCCCGGCGGTTTCGGGATTGGGAAACTTTGGCGGTTTTCAAATGGTGCTGCAAGACCAGGGCGGCCACACCTACGAAGAATTTTCCAGGATCGTCGATGAATTCAAAAGCAAAGGCAACGCCAGCGGGCAGGTGGTTGGATTGAATACCTTCTTTACCGCCAATGATCCGCAGTTCGTGGTCACCATTGACCGCGAAAAGGCCAAGAGCCTGCAGGTGCCCCTGCAACAGATTGCCTCTACCCTCCAGATTTTCCTGGGGTCGCAATATGTGAATGACTTCGACTTCAATAACCGCTCGTATCGCGTCTACGTGCAGGCCGATCAGAAATTCCGCTCGCAGCCGCAAGACATCCAGCGGTTCTACGTGCGCTCCGACACGGGTGCGATGATCCCGCTGGAGAACCTGGTCACGATCAGCCAGTCCACGACGCCGCCGGTGGTCTCGCATTACAACCTGTTCCGCTCGGCGGAAATTGACGGCTCCGCCGCGCCGGGGCGCAGCTCCGGCGACGCCATTGCAGCCATGGAAAGGCTGGCCCAGGAAACCCTGCCCCGCGGAGTCTCTTATGCATGGACCGGACTCTCGCTGGAAGAAATAGAATCGGGAAGCCAGGCGGCCCTGCTGTTCGGTTTGGGATTGCTGGTTGTCTATCTCACGCTGGCGGCGCAATACGAAAGTTTCTCTTTACCCTTCATCGTGATACTCGCCGTTCCCATGGCGCTGCTGGGCGCCCTGGGCGCGCAGAAGATCGCGGGCCTGCAGAACGACGTGTATTGCCAGGTGGGATTGGTGATGCTGATTGCGCTCTCCAGCAAGAACGCAATTCTTATCGTCGAATTTGCCGAGCAGTTGCGCGAGCGCGGTCTGAGCGTATCTGAGGCCGCGATTGAAGCGGCTCGCATACGGCTGCGGCCCATCCTGATGACTTCTTTCGCCTTCATTCTCGGCGTGCTGCCGCTGGTGTTCGCCAGGGGCGCCGGCAAGATCGGCCGCCAGTCCGTGGGAACCACTGTCTTCGGCGGCATGCTGGTTTCCACTCTGCTCAACCTGCTGTTCATCCCGGTGCTGTATGTGATTGTCAAAGGTTGGCAGGTGAGACGGGCAGAGCCGGCCACGGTTGAGCAACAGGAAATTCTGCTGGAAAAGTAGAAAATAATTCGCTGCCGGTTTCGCGTTTAAGTTCCCAAAAAAGAACGCCCTTCACGGGTCTGTTGATCCCGACAATTACTGTATCCCACTACCGTGGACGAGCGGGCCTTCAGGCCTGCGTTGAGATGTAAAACAAATGGGCTTCAGCTCCGGTCCCGCGCGGATACGCCAATTCTAAAAGCTTATTTGATAATGACGCGATCGGTGGTGAACTTGAAGAAGCTGGAATAAGCGGCGGCATTCAGACAAGCAGCCAAAGGTACAGCGTTATTTAATTTGTCCTTGCAGGTACTGACCTGGTGACTGGCATTCTCCGCCAAAGTATAAGGTGATCCTGCTCCTGCCGCTGGAGCATTGGGGTCAAAGGTGTCCGGTTGTGTAGCGGTGATTTCTGTTCCGACTATGGGGGCGCTGCATCCACCCACGAGCACGTCGAGCAGCGAGTTGTTAATACCGTAGGGTGTAGTGCAATTGGCCGCGAGCGCAGGCGCAGGCGTGGCCGCGAGTGATGCAGCGCTGACTCCGCCACACAGCTCGCCTGTTCCCATGGAGGGATAACTCATCAACGCCGGATCAAGGTGCTCCGAAGACAAATGTCCCGGCGGCGAACCCGCGGAAGCTGTTGGCGTGGAGAAACCGCTTGTCATGGCTTTAATTTTTGCATTTGACAGACTGAGGTTGGCTCCAACGAAGGGCAGCGTAATGCTTCCAGGGGTGGTCAAGAGTGCGTTACCCGAGATGCTGGTAGAGAGCCGGTTCGCAGGGATCCGGTTGCTATCAATTGCCCCAGGATCGGGGTTGTACCACCAGTCGAGATCACTGGCTCCGTTGTAACCGCTGACGGTGGTAGGCGCGCCAGTGACGACTCCCATATTGAAATTCGGCTCAGTGGTGCCGCTCAAGTCGGCGATGCCCAGCATGACAAACAACAAAGAGATCGAGCCATTTCCGACGTCGGTGTTGATAGCGTTTTGCAATCCGTTTTTGGCGAGAGAACCAACGATTGCCCCGCCTAATGCGTTGGCCATACAAAATGCGTCGGTCGTCGCGCCTACCTGCATCTGCAAAGAATTGACCCGCTGGTTCTGCTCGAACTTGCAGGTGGAACTGCAGCCATCAAGATTCGCATTGTTCCCATCGTCGCACTGCTCGGGTGGCGTCTGCCGGATGCCATCGCCACAAGACGGTCCCGTGACATGAAGCAGCGCGGAGCCACGAAAAGGTCCGCTGGCAGCGATAATTCGGCATGCGCCCCCGCGAACAGCAGTTACCAGACCGGAAGACGGATTCACAGTCGCGACACCCAGGTTGTCGGAGATCCAAGTCGCCAGGCCCGTAATCTTGGTGCGTCCGCCAGTTTTGTTGAGCGCGCCGAGATCGAGGCGAAAGGCGTCGAATTGCTGAGTGGCCGCTGGCGCGATAGAAGAGTTCGCAGGTGTTACCTCAATCCGCACCGGGCCTTGTTGTCCCTGCAAAAACAGGACCGAGCTGAAGACGAATACGACAATCCTGCAATAGGCAGTCGCTCGCACGCAACGCATATGGTTTTCCATTTTCTTTGAGAGGGAGGCATTCATCATACATCGGGCCGTAAGAATCAGCCCCCGGTGTCGCTCTAGCTCCTGATGAGTCTGTTACCTTTCTAGTAATATATGGCTGTTCGTCGCTGATGGCCCCCTATCCCATTTGCTCAAATAGTCTCCATTGATATGAAGTCATTACAATTCAATGACATACGGAGAGACCGGGGGGTACCAGCAGGAAGTGGTCAGATATTTACTTTGCTATAAACCAGACCTCCCTTTCTTCCCAATCTGAAGAGTAAACAGAACTGGCGAATGCCTACTGTTATCGCAAATTTTCAAAGACCAGAAGGCTTTTTTTAGGGCTCGCAGCCGAAATCAGGCTGCACCCCTAAGCCCGCATTCTTGAATGCTGGGTACACTTCCCAACTCAAGGATGACCCACAATTTCCCACAAATCAAGAGTGTGATATCAGCGTGATATCACTTTGCGAAACAAATAAAACGCTGGCGGGTTCTTACAACAGGGTGACCGTGTGAAAAATTCGTTAAGACAGTCATTTGTTTTTATTCTCTGGATCATATTTCTAGCTGTCTCTATCCCGGCAGGGCAATTGCAAGTGTGGGCGGCTGAGCCACAGGCTCCGGTGGGGCGTACGTTGACGGGCGTGCTCGTAGGGCCGCGGGTTGCGGTTTTCGATACAGCCCGGGATTCCTGCGAGCAGATTGACATTCCCGACGAACAGGCGCGCGCCTTCCGCGACTACAAAGGCACGATCCACCTGGTGGCTTCGCACTCGGTGATGCGGCAGAACCTCGGAGCTACGCTGGAGAGCGTGAAGCACACCTGCCAGGTGACTTTTCGTTCGCCGCACGACCCCGATCCGGCGCATTTCAACGATTACAGTTGGCTAGATGCGTTCTACACCCTCGATGGCAGAAAGGTCGTTGCCCTGGCCCACATGGAGTATCACGGCTGGGAGCATCGCATGTGCTCCACCTCCCAGGACACCAGCGCCTGCTGGTACAACGTTGATACCTTTTTCCTGTCGGAAGATGGGGGCTACCACTTCACCTCACCCAAGGCGCCGGAAAACTTCGTTCTTGGGCTGCCGTACAAGTACGAGGTCAATCGCGGGCCGGAAGGTTACAGCGTTGACACCAACATCATCAAGGTCGGCGAGTGGTACTTTGCCATGACAACGGATTGGCCCTGGCCGCCGACGTGCAACCCGAATCAAGTTCCCAATACGTGCCTGGTGCAATTTGGCGGAGCGCCGATTCGTACGACGAATATTCTTGATCCATCTTCCTGGCGCGGCTGGGATGGCAAAGATTTCGACGTCGTCTTCGTTGATCCGTACCGGGGGCCGGTGGCCCATCCGGAAGAGCATATCTTCAAGCCGGTTCCGTATATGTACTACGTGAACGGGGTCTACTACCACGAGGCCGCGCATCGCTTCGTCGCCGTGCTCTTTGATCCCTGGAACGATGCCTATGGCCCGCCTGGATTTTATCTTTCAACCTCAACCGATATGGTGAACTGGAGCAAGCCCACCATGGTCATCGCCCAGAGCCAGCTCCTCGCCAAAGAACCCAAGGGGAACTGGACCTATGGTTATTTCTCGCTGGTTGACCCCAACTCAAAAGATCCCAATTACGGAACCATTACCGATAATCCTTATGTTTACTATGTGCGCTCAGACGCCAATCATGGTCCGTATGTGCGGGTCTTGTTTCGGCAACGAATCAAGCTGAGCTGGAAGTGAGAACAGTCCTCAGGAATCAGTCCTCAATCGTCAGTGGAAACTTTACGGGCATCCTGGCGGATGTCCGGCGGAGTGGTCGCTGCTGTCGTTCAACGATTTCAGGATCTCATCCGGGTCGCTGGCCATATCGTGCGCCAGGCGGGCTAGGGCGACCGTGACGATATCGCAGTGATGCAGTTTGTGGGGGTCAATCCCCTTGTCGCGAGTCGCCCACAGCCACATGCGATGCACCAGGGCCACGTCTTCGGACTTCATGTCGGGCAGGTGCGGTCCCAGGCGGAAGGTTTCCACTTCCTGATCGGGTTTGACGACCTGGAAGATCACCTGGCGCTTGGGTTCGGGCATGGCCTCCCAGGCGCGGCCTAGATTGAAGGCCTGCTGCTGGGCGGTCATCTTGGTGGAGAGGCCGGCAACAATCGTGGAAGATTCCAGCGAGTTTGCCGTCTGCACGATTGCCGACCATACATCGCGGGCCGGGACCACGACCAGAGAAATGGTTTTGCCGAAACTTTCAGCGATGGAAACCGCGCGGGTAAACAAGGTCTGCTCGTAGTCGCTGAAAATCTGGTCCATGGAGAGGTCATATTCCGCGCTTCCGGGTCCAGTAAGGCGGGCCGCCAGCACCACCACGTCGGTCCCCTTGGTATCAACCTGTGAGAGCACCCAGCGGAGCTGGTCGAGCGTGTTGTAATCGCGCACCGTCACCAGAATGTTGCCGGGGCGCACATCGGCGGTTTCGCGTTCGACGGTTTCGTGGTGCAGGAGCTGG
Proteins encoded in this window:
- a CDS encoding FAD-dependent monooxygenase produces the protein GLLLIGDAAHVMSPVGGVGINYAIQDAVVAANVLGEPLKAGRVEPGKLAEVQRQREWPTRFIQALQSLAQKQIGRGVRRSEQIMRIPWYVRLLARVPIVRDVPARLMAFGIKRVHVEAKKEAIERP
- a CDS encoding efflux RND transporter periplasmic adaptor subunit encodes the protein MTGSALRHYKVLALAGSIGLLAMAVGCSKGEGSDPKGGMAIPVPMTVAQPTTVNTSSEYVATLKSRNTTSINPLVEGQITQIYVKSGERVQTGTLLMQIDPLKQLATTGSQEGARKAQEANVLYAQKQLERTRKLYEAGVVSKQNLDEAVSAHDAAEAQLKSLESQVQEQREQLRYYRVMAPTSGIVGDIPVHVGDRVTMTTMLTTVDQPGALEAYVDIPVEHAHDVGLGRLVEILGNDGNAVAQSHVTFVSPQVNDAMQTILIKSLVDNKGDLLRNQQLVRARVIWGTRQALLIPILAISRINGQPFAFVAVSEQNKPLVAHQRQVQLGEMIGNDYVVLDGIKPGERIITGGTQMLGDGVPVAPKS
- a CDS encoding DUF4215 domain-containing protein; this translates as MRCVRATAYCRIVVFVFSSVLFLQGQQGPVRIEVTPANSSIAPAATQQFDAFRLDLGALNKTGGRTKITGLATWISDNLGVATVNPSSGLVTAVRGGACRIIAASGPFRGSALLHVTGPSCGDGIRQTPPEQCDDGNNANLDGCSSTCKFEQNQRVNSLQMQVGATTDAFCMANALGGAIVGSLAKNGLQNAINTDVGNGSISLLFVMLGIADLSGTTEPNFNMGVVTGAPTTVSGYNGASDLDWWYNPDPGAIDSNRIPANRLSTSISGNALLTTPGSITLPFVGANLSLSNAKIKAMTSGFSTPTASAGSPPGHLSSEHLDPALMSYPSMGTGELCGGVSAASLAATPAPALAANCTTPYGINNSLLDVLVGGCSAPIVGTEITATQPDTFDPNAPAAGAGSPYTLAENASHQVSTCKDKLNNAVPLAACLNAAAYSSFFKFTTDRVIIK
- a CDS encoding multidrug efflux RND transporter permease subunit, coding for MFVDFFIQRPIFATVCALLIILAGAVAIPTLPVAQFPNLAPPQVSVNSGYTGASAQVVEASVTTPLEQQINGVKGMKYITSSSGNDGSSNVSAIFDIGRDVDIAAVDVQNRVANVQGRLPLEVNSTGISISKSGSGFVFAAGFYSDDNRYDSLFISNYVDVYLKDALKRIKGVSDVIIFGERKYSMRLWLDPGRMANRKLTASDVVTALREQNIQVAAGQLGEPPSPTGQSYQISVRAVGRLSTPDEFENIILKAGEDGSLVKLKDVGRAELGAENYGGNLEFNGYHAVGLGLTQLTDANALEVDRAAKAELERLSKSFPPGLKYQIAFDTTQVVSESIKDVLFTLSEAIALVILVIFIFLQDWRTTLIPAVTIPVSLIGTFIFVKLLGFSINTLTLFGITLATGLVVDDAIVVIENVQRHVSEGIHDGHKAASVAMKEVASAVVATSLVLVAVFVPVAFFPGTTGILFRQFALTIAFSVAISAFNALTLSPALSAILLGGGETVHGGFFAVFNRIVEKGTARYQRTLHGLFRVRALVVLIFVVGLGAAYLVYKSVPHGFVPQEDQGWFMNVILAPQGASLDYTGKIAAQVETVLSKNPDITGVFAVSGFSFGGSAPNRGMVFATLRPISERKGDAHSADTVINSIRGPLFGIPGAIVVPFSPPAVSGLGNFGGFQMVLQDQGGHTYEEFSRIVDEFKSKGNASGQVVGLNTFFTANDPQFVVTIDREKAKSLQVPLQQIASTLQIFLGSQYVNDFDFNNRSYRVYVQADQKFRSQPQDIQRFYVRSDTGAMIPLENLVTISQSTTPPVVSHYNLFRSAEIDGSAAPGRSSGDAIAAMERLAQETLPRGVSYAWTGLSLEEIESGSQAALLFGLGLLVVYLTLAAQYESFSLPFIVILAVPMALLGALGAQKIAGLQNDVYCQVGLVMLIALSSKNAILIVEFAEQLRERGLSVSEAAIEAARIRLRPILMTSFAFILGVLPLVFARGAGKIGRQSVGTTVFGGMLVSTLLNLLFIPVLYVIVKGWQVRRAEPATVEQQEILLEK